Genomic DNA from uncultured Methanospirillum sp.:
GCTCGTGAAGCTCTTCAAGGAGATGATCACAAACGACATCATGACTGATGCACCACCGCTCCTTGCACTCCAGTTATTTCTGAACAACCTGGAGTCATGTGTCATGCTCTTTCTCGGGGGTGCAATTTTCGGAGTTGTCACCCTGTTGGTCCTCTCGTTCAACGGGCTCATCATCGGAGGGATTCTGGAGATTGTCAGGGGAAAGACCGACATCGTAGTCATGTTTGCCTCCATTATTCCCCACGGTATCTTTGAACTCCCGGCGGTGCTGGTCTCTTCAACTCTCGGGCTTATGCTTGGAAGGGCCGTGATGCTTGAACTGGCAGGACAGGGTGATGCTGCCGGGAAGGCATTTGTTCTCGGGGGACTGTTTGTACGATATGTGGTGCCGTTCATCGCAATCGCGGCATGTATAGAGGCATTTATCACTCCCGCAGTCTTAGGGATGGTAACATAGGAGCTGTGTAATGGAAGAGCAAGAGGCGACTCTCCCGCCAAAAGCGGAATTCTCAGAATGGTACAACGATATTCTCTGGCGTGCAGAGATCATGGACGTACGATACCCGGTGAAAGGGCTGTATGTCTGGTTCCCGTTCGGGTTTGGGATCAGAAAAAGGGTATACGGAGTCCTGCGTGAACTGCTTGATCGTGACCATGAAGAGGCACTCTTCCCACTGCTCATTCCGGAAAATGAGTTTATGAAAGAGGCTGAACACATCAAGGGATTTGAAGAAGAGGTGTACTGGGTTACCCACGGAGGTACCAGTCCCCTTGATGTGAAACTGGCCCTGCGTCCGACGAGTGAGACAGCAATCTACCCGATGTATGCTCTCTGGGTCAGGTCACATGCTGATCTCCCGATCAAGGTGTACCAGATCGTCAACACATTCAGGTATGAGACAAAACACACCCGCCCCCTGATACGACTCAGGGAGATCACCTCGTTCAAGGAGGCACATACGGTTCACGCCACCTGGGACGATGCGGAGAAGACCGTAGAGGAGGCGATCGCCCTGTACCGGGATTTCTACGACCGGATGTGTATCC
This window encodes:
- a CDS encoding stage II sporulation protein M; this encodes MSDRPWQDEEEDNQEVPQPASTSRFTPFQLEFIRYLGISVLVFVVGCAGGFLSSQADPAFGESLVKLFKEMITNDIMTDAPPLLALQLFLNNLESCVMLFLGGAIFGVVTLLVLSFNGLIIGGILEIVRGKTDIVVMFASIIPHGIFELPAVLVSSTLGLMLGRAVMLELAGQGDAAGKAFVLGGLFVRYVVPFIAIAACIEAFITPAVLGMVT